One genomic segment of Chelonia mydas isolate rCheMyd1 chromosome 1, rCheMyd1.pri.v2, whole genome shotgun sequence includes these proteins:
- the LOC102934452 gene encoding putative olfactory receptor 52P1: protein MAAFNLTPSDPSPFILMGIPGLEAAHIWISIPFSAFYIIGLFGNSMVLFVVGKEQNLHKPMYLLLCMLALTDIGMSTSVIPKALCIFWFNLKGITLNGCLTQMFFIHAVSGMQSAVLVTMAFDRYVAICNPLRYATILTNARIAKLGVVGLIRAVLFILPLPLLLSRQPFCANRIIPHTYCEHIAVAKMLCGDITVNRTYGLVTALVVIWLDLTLIALSYSLILRAVLRISSKKAHQKALNTCTAHICVMLMSYTPILFSYLTQRFGQGIASHVHVTFANFYLLVPPMLNPIIYGVKSKELRDKVSKYTCRR, encoded by the coding sequence ATGGCAGCTTTCAACCTCACACCCTCTGACCCTTCACCATTTATCCTAATGGGCATCCCAGGCCTGGAAGCTGCCCATatctggatttccatcccttttTCTGCATTCTACATTATCGGCCTGTTTGGAAATTCCATGGTTCTTTttgttgtaggcaaagagcagaaCCTGCACAAGCCaatgtacctgctgctctgcatgctggcacTCACAGATATCGGCATGTCTACCTCTGTCATTCCAaaggcactgtgtatattttggttcaatttgaaaggCATTACTCTGAatggctgcctcacccagatgttcttcatTCATGCAGTTTCTGGTATGCAGTCAGCTGTCCTTGTGACAATGGCCTTCGATCGTTACGTTGCCATATGCAACCCTCTGAGATACGCCACGATCCTCACCAATGCACGAATAGCCAAGCTAGGTGTTGTGGGTTTgataagagctgttctcttcattctgcccctgcccctgctcctgagcaggcaGCCATTCTGTGCCAACCGCATTATTCCCCACACATACTGTGAGCACATAGCTGTGGCAAAGATGTTGTGTGGGGATATCACAGTCAACAGGACATATGGTTTGGTGACAGCGCTTGTAGTCATCTGGTTAGACCTGACACTCATTGCCCTGTCCTACAGTCTGATCCTCAGGGCTGTCCTCAGAATCTCCTCCAAGAAAGCCCACCAGAAAGCCCTCAACACCTGCACCGCCCACATCTGTGTGATGCTGATGTCTTATACTCCCATCCTCTTCTCTTACCTGACACAGCGGTTTGGTCAAGGAATTGCTTCCCATGTACATGTCACCTTCGCTAACTTCTATCTCCTTGTCCCCCCCATGCTCAACCCTATCATTTATGGTGTGAAATCCAAAGAGCTTCGTGACAAAGTGAGTAAATACACCTGCAGAAGGTGA